A section of the Telopea speciosissima isolate NSW1024214 ecotype Mountain lineage chromosome 3, Tspe_v1, whole genome shotgun sequence genome encodes:
- the LOC122654025 gene encoding cytochrome P450 724B1-like, whose product MVGLVLLSSLCCLGLWLRLALGLVFLYFLFVKRQQPNTKDDNSLLPHGNMGWPFLGETLAFLKPHKSNTVGKFLQERCSRYGRVFKSHLFGCPTIVSCDQELNMFILQNEEKLFQCSYPKAIHGILGDKSLLVVVGDVHKKLRSFMLSFTNICKSRLEYLDDIDNLVTSIMDSWKEINQVMFMKEANKFTFNLMVKQILSLEPEDPRTSMILEEFLTFMKGLVSLPLYVPGTSYAKAVKARARISSTVRAIMEERRKEGGVGLGKGDFLDLLLTSTNLIDKEKVSIVADLLLAGYETTSTLLAMTVYFLGHSPNALNQLKEEHNGIRKEKQKREPLNWEDYKKMEFTQNVINEALRCGNIVKFVHRKAIKDVNFKGYFIPSGWKVLPIFTAVHLNPSLHENASEFNPWRWAGQGTSKNVQAFGGGVRLCPGAEIGKLETAFFLHHLVLNYRWRIKGEDYPVAYPYVEFKRGLPLEIEPI is encoded by the exons ATGGTTGGACTAGTACTTCTCTCCTCACTTTGTTGTTTAGGCCTGTGGTTACGACTAGCTTTGGGTCTTGTCTTCCTATATTTCTTGTTTGTAAAACGTCAGCAGCCTAATACCAAGGACGACAACAGCTTATTACCTCATGGGAACATGGGTTGGCCTTTCTTGGGAGAAACTCTTGCCTTCCTCAAGCCACACAAGTCCAACACTGTGGGCAAATTCTTACAGGAAAGATGCTCTAG GTATGGGAGAGTATTCAAGTCCCATCTATTTGGGTGTCCAACCATTGTCTCCTGTGATCAGGAGCTAAATATGTTCATCCTCCAGAATGAAGAGAAGTTATTCCAGTGCAGCTACCCAAAGGCCATCCATGGAATACTTGGAGACAAGTCTTTGCTTGTTGTGGTTGGTGATGTTCATAAGAAGCTAAGGAGCTTCATGCTTAGCTTTACCAATATCTGTAAGTCAAGATTAGAGTATCTCGATGACATAGATAACCTGGTTACCTCAATTATGGATTCATGGAAGGAGATAAACCAAGTCATGTTTATGAAAGAAGCCAACAAG TTCACTTTCAATCTTATGGTGAAGCAAATACTTAGCTTGGAACCAGAAGACCCACGAACCTCAATGATACTAGAAGAATTCCTTACCTTCATGAAGGGTTTGGTGTCTCTCCCATTATATGTTCCAGGAACCTCATATGCCAAAGCTGTAAAG GCAAGAGCAAGGATTTCGTCCACTGTAAGAGCCATTATGGAAGAGCGCAGAAAGGAGGGGGGTGTGGGGCTTGGAAAAGGAGACTTTTTGGATTTGCTTTTGACAAGTACAAACTTAATTGATAAAGAGAAAGTGAGTATTGTAGCAGACCTTCTTCTTGCAGGTTATGAAACCACCTCCACTCTCCTGGCCATGACCGTCTACTTTCTTGGACACTCACCAAATGCTCTTAATCAATTAAAG GAGGAACACAATGGAATAAGGAAAGAGAAGCAGAAGAGGGAACCCTTGAACTGGGAAGATTACAAGAAAATGGAGTTCACACAAAAT GTTATAAACGAAGCTCTAAGGTGTGGAAACATAGTCAAGTTTGTCCATAGGAAGGCAATCAAAGATGTCAACTTCAAAG GGTATTTCATTCCTTCTGGATGGAAGGTTCTTCCCATCTTCACCGCGGTACATCTCAATCCATCCCTCCATGAAAATGCCTCTGAATTCAATCCTTGGAGATGGGCA GGTCAAGGGACGAGCAAAAATGTGCAGGCTTTTGGCGGAGGAGTGCGTCTATGTCCAGGTGCCGAGATCGGTAAATTAGAAACTGCATTCTTTCTTCACCATCTTGTGCTTAATTACAG ATGGAGAATCAAAGGTGAAGACTATCCTGTTGCCTACCCTTATGTGGAATTCAAAAGGGGTCTGCCTTTGGAGATTGAACCAATTTAA